The Tepidibacter aestuarii genome contains a region encoding:
- a CDS encoding DeoR/GlpR family DNA-binding transcription regulator produces MEVILNYLKTNKRISVEEICNLCGVSRDTARRDLVKLEKNGEILRTHGGAILSKVQNKIKNYEERLQQDLKPKKEVAKLAAALIKSRDRIIMDTSTTMQLCAELLGDIEDCSVITNSINVADILSNNKNVDIHLVGGKLNQKHRYLYGTETISMLSNYYTHKAFIGIGGITKNGIMNEDNEDGFVKRKMIEQAEQVIVLADSTKFGKSGFFKVADLSKIDLIITDKIPDKDFMDIFEENKITVVFP; encoded by the coding sequence ATGGAAGTAATCCTAAATTACTTAAAAACTAACAAAAGAATTAGTGTAGAAGAAATTTGTAATTTATGTGGTGTTTCAAGAGATACTGCACGAAGAGATTTAGTAAAGCTAGAGAAAAATGGAGAGATACTTAGAACCCATGGTGGTGCAATTTTATCTAAGGTTCAAAATAAAATTAAGAATTATGAAGAACGTCTTCAACAAGATTTAAAGCCAAAAAAAGAAGTTGCAAAATTAGCAGCAGCATTGATTAAAAGTAGAGATAGAATAATTATGGATACATCTACAACAATGCAGTTATGTGCAGAATTATTAGGTGACATAGAGGATTGTTCAGTTATAACAAATTCAATAAATGTAGCTGATATATTATCAAATAATAAAAATGTAGATATACATTTAGTTGGTGGTAAATTAAATCAGAAACATCGTTATCTATATGGAACAGAAACTATATCAATGCTCTCTAATTATTATACTCACAAAGCCTTTATAGGTATTGGTGGTATAACAAAAAATGGGATAATGAATGAAGATAATGAAGATGGATTTGTTAAAAGGAAAATGATTGAACAAGCAGAACAAGTTATAGTATTAGCAGATAGCACAAAGTTTGGAAAAAGTGGATTCTTCAAAGTTGCTGATTTATCAAAAATAGATTTAATAATTACTGATAAAATTCCTGATAAAGACTTTATGGACATCTTTGAAGAGAACAAAATAACTGTTGTATTTCCATAA
- a CDS encoding rhodanese-like domain-containing protein yields the protein MRKLISLLLAIISIYLLAACSDTNISTNSNDHQSIKIKQAQEFLSKEDILFVDLRSEEEYIGWPIDIERGGHIKGAIDFPQEWFSLLKNDKELSKELKRRNIITDKKLVLYTKNGEVSNDIIQRLSSLGYSDISVLEEGVQAWAKDATLPMDKMKNYELLVYPKWVQDLVDGKNPHTYDGKEYKIVELSFGKDESKYKEGHIKGAIHIDDKLNHVPGSRVLADYEFIPKEEQEKFWNRPDDKKIEETLLNLGITKDTMVILYGPNTTAASRCAAVMMYAGVEDVRILNGGIDRWNMDKMPLEQGVNNPKPVDTFGVKIPARPDVLIDLDEEMDIVNNPNSIVASIRSWPEYTGEISGYTYIGEAGDIPNSRFGYAGSDPYHMEDYRNIDNTMFNYHMIAARWADWGIVPDKKVSFHCGTGWRASETYMYALAMGWKNITIYDGGWYEWHLSKDRPRKEVGVPDDAPEIPTFNY from the coding sequence ATGAGAAAGCTTATATCATTATTATTGGCAATAATTTCTATTTATTTACTTGCAGCATGTTCTGATACTAATATTAGCACTAATTCTAACGACCATCAATCTATCAAAATAAAACAAGCTCAAGAATTTTTATCAAAAGAAGATATTTTATTTGTAGACTTGAGATCTGAGGAAGAATATATAGGGTGGCCTATTGATATTGAAAGAGGAGGTCATATAAAAGGGGCTATTGATTTTCCACAAGAATGGTTTTCTTTATTAAAAAATGATAAAGAGCTTAGTAAGGAATTAAAAAGGAGAAATATAATAACTGATAAAAAACTTGTTCTATATACTAAAAATGGTGAAGTATCTAACGATATAATTCAAAGATTATCTTCCCTTGGATATAGTGATATTTCAGTTCTAGAAGAAGGTGTTCAAGCATGGGCTAAAGATGCTACACTTCCAATGGATAAAATGAAAAATTACGAATTGCTAGTTTATCCGAAATGGGTTCAAGATCTTGTAGATGGTAAAAATCCACATACATATGATGGTAAAGAATATAAAATTGTAGAGCTAAGCTTTGGAAAAGATGAATCAAAGTATAAAGAAGGTCATATAAAGGGAGCTATACATATAGATGATAAATTAAATCATGTTCCTGGCTCAAGAGTTTTAGCTGATTATGAATTTATACCAAAAGAAGAACAAGAAAAATTTTGGAATAGACCTGATGATAAGAAAATAGAAGAAACACTGTTAAATCTTGGAATAACAAAAGATACTATGGTAATTCTTTACGGTCCAAATACAACGGCAGCTTCTAGATGTGCAGCTGTGATGATGTATGCTGGTGTTGAAGATGTAAGAATATTAAATGGTGGAATAGATAGATGGAATATGGATAAAATGCCACTTGAACAAGGTGTAAATAATCCTAAACCTGTAGATACATTCGGAGTAAAAATACCTGCTAGACCAGATGTCCTTATAGATTTAGACGAAGAAATGGATATCGTAAACAATCCAAATTCAATAGTTGCATCTATAAGAAGTTGGCCTGAGTATACAGGTGAAATAAGTGGATACACTTATATCGGAGAAGCTGGAGATATACCTAATTCAAGATTTGGATATGCAGGATCTGATCCTTATCATATGGAGGATTATAGAAATATAGATAATACGATGTTTAATTACCATATGATTGCTGCTAGATGGGCTGATTGGGGAATAGTTCCGGATAAAAAAGTTTCATTCCATTGTGGCACAGGATGGAGAGCAAGTGAAACTTATATGTATGCACTTGCTATGGGATGGAAAAATATCACTATATACGATGGCGGTTGGTATGAATGGCATCTAAGTAAGGATAGACCAAGAAAAGAAGTCGGAGTACCAGATGATGCTCCTGAAATTCCAACTTTTAATTATTAA
- a CDS encoding MalY/PatB family protein: protein MNYEFDKVIDRKEHHSAKWREMDKKFGTNDLIPMWIADMDFKTAPEITEAMREKLEHGIFGYVNRSDEYYEIACNWLKKRHSWEVSTKNITYSPGVVPALSIIIQEFTKPGDKIIIQSPVYYPFYNVIEENNREVVLNPLKETERGYYEMNYEDLISKIDDDVKFLILCNPHNPVGRVWKKEELEKLGKICFEKGVKVISDEIHSDLIFKENKHMPFASLGKEFEENTITCFAPTKTFNIAGLYSSFIVFPNSKDRDIFEEALGRIDLKRNNPFSLVATMAAYEKGEPWLKELLVYLEENIDYLIGYIKENIPKIKVRKPEGTYLAWLDFRDYDLSKGELERKIIEEAKIAFDDGLWFGEEGEGFQRINVACPRVMIEEVLKRLESVFK, encoded by the coding sequence ATGAATTATGAGTTTGACAAGGTAATAGATAGAAAAGAACACCATTCTGCTAAATGGAGAGAGATGGATAAAAAATTTGGAACGAATGATCTTATTCCTATGTGGATAGCAGATATGGATTTTAAGACAGCTCCAGAAATTACAGAAGCTATGAGGGAAAAGCTTGAGCACGGTATATTTGGTTATGTTAATAGGTCAGATGAATACTATGAAATAGCTTGTAATTGGTTAAAGAAAAGACACAGTTGGGAAGTTTCAACTAAAAATATAACTTACAGTCCAGGGGTTGTACCTGCTCTTAGTATTATAATACAGGAATTTACAAAACCAGGAGATAAGATAATTATTCAATCACCTGTATACTATCCTTTCTATAATGTTATAGAAGAAAATAATAGAGAGGTAGTTCTAAACCCTTTGAAGGAAACTGAAAGAGGATATTACGAAATGAATTATGAGGATTTAATATCTAAAATAGATGATGATGTTAAATTTTTAATTCTATGCAATCCACATAACCCAGTAGGTAGGGTTTGGAAAAAAGAAGAACTTGAGAAATTAGGAAAGATATGCTTTGAAAAAGGAGTTAAGGTTATATCTGATGAGATACATTCGGATCTAATATTTAAAGAAAATAAGCATATGCCTTTTGCTAGCTTAGGAAAAGAATTTGAGGAAAATACTATCACTTGTTTTGCTCCTACTAAGACTTTTAATATAGCAGGGCTTTACTCTTCTTTTATAGTGTTTCCAAATTCTAAGGATAGAGATATATTTGAAGAAGCTTTAGGAAGAATCGATTTAAAAAGAAACAACCCTTTTAGTTTAGTAGCTACCATGGCAGCTTATGAAAAAGGAGAGCCATGGCTTAAGGAATTATTAGTTTATTTAGAAGAAAACATAGATTACTTGATAGGATATATAAAAGAAAATATTCCTAAGATAAAAGTTAGAAAACCTGAGGGAACTTATCTTGCATGGCTTGATTTTAGAGATTACGATCTTTCTAAAGGTGAGTTAGAAAGAAAAATTATAGAAGAAGCAAAAATTGCTTTTGATGATGGACTTTGGTTTGGAGAAGAGGGAGAAGGATTCCAAAGAATAAATGTAGCTTGTCCGAGAGTTATGATAGAAGAGGTTCTTAAAAGATTAGAATCTGTGTTTAAATAG
- a CDS encoding prolyl-tRNA synthetase associated domain-containing protein translates to MIENEKAVYDILEKLSIEYEKYTHIPVYTIEEADNLNLDIKGAHCKNLFVRDRKGRQHYLIIIEDNKKVDLKKLSWDINSTNLSFASEERLFKYLKLKPGSVTAFGLINDKDKHVKLLIDKDLKNFEYISFHPNVNTATVTISYEDFEKFLEFIGNEVNYIEV, encoded by the coding sequence ATGATAGAAAATGAAAAAGCAGTATACGATATATTAGAGAAACTAAGTATTGAGTATGAAAAGTACACTCATATTCCTGTATATACGATAGAGGAAGCTGACAATTTAAATTTAGATATAAAAGGAGCTCATTGCAAGAACCTGTTTGTTAGAGATAGAAAAGGAAGACAACACTATCTTATAATTATAGAAGACAACAAAAAGGTAGATTTAAAGAAATTATCATGGGATATAAATAGCACAAATTTAAGTTTTGCATCAGAAGAAAGACTTTTTAAATATTTAAAGTTAAAGCCTGGCTCAGTAACTGCATTTGGACTTATAAATGATAAGGACAAGCATGTGAAGCTGTTGATAGATAAAGATTTAAAAAATTTTGAGTATATAAGCTTTCATCCTAATGTAAATACTGCAACTGTTACGATTTCTTATGAGGATTTTGAGAAATTTTTAGAATTTATAGGTAATGAAGTAAATTATATTGAAGTATAG